In Diachasmimorpha longicaudata isolate KC_UGA_2023 chromosome 7, iyDiaLong2, whole genome shotgun sequence, the following proteins share a genomic window:
- the LOC135164307 gene encoding pro-resilin-like — MSNHQFTGLVLTVLCGTTALGGLLPDSGSNGYQYNRPNGGILGEPGRRVGYDASGRFLPTGNGFDSLGRPSGTYGGPGGFGGFPGPIAYTGRPNGAYPAGYNGAFPGGVPPPGYEGIPGVYRNGYNGDNGPPRPYSFQYEVLDPPSGNDYGQQETSDGNVVRGEYRVLLPDSRTQIVKYTADDVNGYNADVQYEGQAQYPRPTGYQFSGPQGSYQPGFGPGFAAYQGRGGFGGPSVGGFGAGGANGNGIFGGGGGVGVGTSPSNQYLPPGGGYGK; from the exons ATGAGTAATCATCAG ttcaCCGGTTTGGTGCTGACAGTATTGTGTGGCACGACTGCACTGGGAGGACTTTTACCGGATTCTGGAAGCAATGGTTATCAGTACAATAGACCAAACGGTGGAATTCTTGGTGAGCCAGGGAGACGTGTAGGTTATGATGCTTCCGGTAGATTCCTTCCAACTGGAAATGGATTCGACTCTCTTGGAAGACCGAGTGGCACTTACGGTGGTCCTGGCGGATTTGGTGGTTTTCCAGGGCCCATTGCATATACTGGTAGACCCAATGGTGCATATCCCGCTGGATACAACGGAGCTTTTCCAGGTGGCGTTCCACCTCCAGGCTACGAGGGAATTCCGGGGGTTTATCGCAACGGATACAATGGGGACAATGGTCCA CCGAGACCGTACAGTTTTCAATACGAGGTGCTAGATCCACCAAGCGGTAACGACTATGGTCAGCAGGAGACCAGCGACGGAAATGTCGTGAGGGGCGAATATCGAGTACTTCTACCGGACTCTAGAACTCAAATCGTAAAATATACAGCAGACGATGTGAATGGATACAACGCGGATGTTCAATACGAGGGGCAAGCTCAGTATCCCAGACCCACTGGTTATCAATTCAGTGGACCGCAGGGTTCTTATCAGCCGGGCTTTGGGCCGGGATTCGCGGCGTATCAGG GTAGGGGTGGCTTTGGGGGGCCGTCAGTGGGTGGATTTGGTGCTGGTGGTGCAAACGGCAACGGCATCTTTGGAGGTGGTGGCGGCGTTGGTGTAGGCACCAGTCCCAGCAATCAATACTTACCTCCGGGCGGTGGTTATGGCAAATGA
- the LOC135164308 gene encoding probable serine/threonine-protein kinase clkA has protein sequence MRKMYTSVTKIMLTLMVSLGVVYGEPPLSNQYGVPANLPVSNNQVSHGGVTNSYGAPLGSDGHHDEHQDYIDSQPKSYDFGYAVKDSATGNDFGRRESSDGETVRGEYRVQLPDGRVQIVTYTADWRTGFHADVRYEGEATYPDQYNTGYNNGYNNNNNNNNNNGYNNFNNYNNGAGYNYNQNQQQGFNYNQGGNYNTHSNQGNYNNYQYPSNPDYNNYNSPNSFSPRPTYGTPQFH, from the exons ATGCGAAAAATGTACACCTCAGTGACCAAG ATAATGCTGACGTTGATGGTGAGTCTAGGGGTGGTTTATGGCGAACCACCACTGAGCAACCAGTATGGCGTTCCTGCAAATTTGCCGGTAAGCAACAATCAAGTATCCCACGGAGGCGTAACAAATAGCTACGGTGCACCACTGGGATCGGATGGCCATCACGACGAGCATCAGGATTACATCGACAGCCAG ccGAAATCCTACGATTTTGGATATGCCGTTAAAGATTCTGCTACCGGAAATGACTTTGGTAGACGTGAGAGCAGTGATGGTGAAACAGTACGAGGTGAATACCGTGTACAGCTTCCGGATGGTAGAGTACAGATAGTGACGTATACAGCCGATTGGAGAACTGGCTTCCACGCGGATGTCAGATACGAAGGGGAGGCGACCTATCCAGATCAGTACAATACGGGTTATAACAATggttataataataataacaataataataataataatggataCAACAACTTTAACAATTACAACAATGGAGCTGGATATAACTATAATCAGAATCAGCAACAAGGATTCAACTACAATCAAGGAG GTAATTATAATACTCAtagtaaccaaggaaactacaATAACTACCAGTACCCATCGAACCCAGATTACAACAACTACAATAGTCCCAATTCATTTTCTCCAAGACCCACGTACGGAACGCCGCAATTTCACTGA